The nucleotide window TCCCCAGATTCAGGAACCCACGGCGCGGTTTCGGCCACCAGGTGGGGACTGAATGCTTGTCCCTCAAGAAAAGGTCGCACATGCGCACTCACGGGGGCGGCGCCCCACCTTCCCACGCTCTGTGTACGTCACTTCCGGCGCGAGCGGCCGGGCCGGCTGGGCAGGGAGTGCGGGTCTGTTCTGTGCGCGCTGCCGGACGAGGCTCCCGCCGCCGATTGACCCGCGCTCCGCCCCGTAGCCGGGCCGGTGAGTGCCCGCGAGCCCGTGTGCCCGGGGGACGGGGGAGAGGGACCCCCAAGTGGGAGGGATGACCGGAAGTGGGGCACCCGCGTAGGGAGAGACCCCAGGAAACGGGGACCCCTCGGGAAGGGGTGACAACCGGAAGTAGGGGGCCTCGGAGGGTTGTCGACGCGGTGAGGGGGCTCTTGGGTCTCCAGGAACGGTGGATTCCTGACCTctcctgggggagggtggggaggaaggtgatgCTGGAAAAATGTTAGGCTCCAAGTGAGGAAGGTTCTCGGCTAACCCCTAACAAATCGTGTTTGCACCCATCTATATGCCCACCCATCGATTCCTTCACCAGATTGACCGAGTCGTGCGCTGTATTCGATACCGCCAGGGCCCTGGCTAGGTGCAGCGTGGAGCCCAGTGTGGAGCCCACGTCTTTGCTCTGCCTCACGCGATGGGTACCCTTGGGCCCTTAACCTCTCATCCACTGTTATTTACAGAGCACCGTCACTGTCCAAGCATTGGGGAGAGCAGTGAATGTGAGAGGCAATTTGTCTGCTGCCTTGAAATTCACATTCCAGTGGGCAGATCCCTCTTTGTAAAACAGTAACAGTATTAGTGTTCTCACCaaatattgtgaagattaaacgaGAGATGGATGTAAAGTGGTTATCATAGGGCGCCATACATGGTAAAACATGCATGAACATGTTATCTCTTGTCATCATTCCACTGAGTTAAATTTCATAAAGCAAGCAATTATATTGAACGTTGCTGTGTGCCCAGCACTTCTAAGCATAGTGCCTTCCACAGGTGATCAGTaattatttgataaatgaatggatgggtaAAACTGACTCAGAAGAGTTTCGGATAAACACACATGACACTGGACTGCAGTTTCTAAAAGAGAAATAGGAACCGAGTGCTGTGGAACACTGGAGTTAACCTGGAGAAGTCAAGGAAGGCTTCATAGAGGAGGTGACTTTGAAGCTAGGCCTGGTTGGAAACAAATGAGGTGAAGAAACTCCCAGACAGAGGTATCAGAAATGCATGAGGTGTTCATTAGTTTGTTTTGACTGACATTTAATGTGCATTGAGAGGAGGAAAGGTGGGAGAGGGGCCGGAGAGGGACTTTGAGTCTAGTCTGTAGTCCATGGACATTACAGTCAGTTTTCTGGCTTAAGTAATGGATTGGAATTACGGGCATCTGTTGGCGACTCCCAAGAAAACAGAGCCCAGGGTGGGTCCTGTGAACCATGATTGTTGATCTGTTCCTCACTCAGCATACCTCTGCCAAGCAGATtaaactcattcaacaaatatttatgcagCGCAGGCTATGTGTCTGACACCCTGTTAAGTGCTGTGTTTAAGATGATAAACAAGACAGTTGTGGATATTGCACACAAATTGCCTACAATTGCCACAGTGAGAGAAGTGCTATGCCACAGAGTTCCTGCAGGGGGCGCGGGGTGCTCCTAAACTGACCGGAGTCGGAGAGAGATGTCTTCCCTGCTTCAAAGTGGTCATCCCTGACCTGGATTATTTCAGTAGCCTCTAAATGGTCTCTTTGCTGCTGTCTTCATCGTCTTACAGTCATCCTCTTACATTCTCGAGACAACCCAGTGatccttttaaaatctaaatCCGATCATATCACTCTACTCAAACCCTCCAAAGTGAGTAAGCTCTTACTGGCCTACAAAGCCCAGTACCAGTTGGGACCCCAGTTCCTCTCTAAATCCATCTGCTAATATTCTCCGCCTTGTGCATTTGGCTCTTGCCATACTAGTCTCCTCCCTATTCCTTGATAAAGCCAGGCATGGTCCTGCCTCAGGCTTTGCACTTTCCTACCCCCACAGACCTACATGGCTTGCTCCCTCATCTCTTTCATCTTTGCACACATGCCACTTGATCTgggtgaggacttccctgatcaCCCTACTTAAAACTGCAGCTCCTATCTCCAGGTATATCCAACCCCCTTACCTGCAACCTCTTTGCCTGCGACCCCCTTGCCTGCTTTATTTCTCTCCATAGCCCTTATCATCTTCTAGTAGACTATACAGTTTATTTTGCTTATATTCTGTCTCCCTAATGAAAATGTAAGCTCAGTGAAGGCAGGATTTTTTCTTtgctcactgctgtatccccCAGTGCCTGGTCAAGGGCCTGGTACCTATTAAGTGCTTGGTATCTGTTGAATGCATGAAGTGACATCTAATAGGGTGTTGGCCAGAGGCACTGAAGGAAGAGCCTGCTAGTCAGAGAAAACAGGATGTGCAAAGACAAGAAAACCACCTTTGGGGGAAAATGAAAGGagctgggcagggctggaggtTAGCACACAAGCGACAGAGTGGGCAGACCTAAGAGTTGGAGGAGGTAGCCTGGTCACTGTGGCTGCTGTGGCCTGTGGGGAAGACTGGCTGTGTATGCACAGAGGCCCCAAGACGACCCCTGCCTTCCTTGTGGAGCTCAGAGTTGGGGAAGACTGacagcccatggacagagagcttgGGCTTCAAAACTGGGCAACCTTGCTGGGACCTTATTTGTGGAATATCTAAggcagctatttttttttttttttttcatttagtgtGTTAGTTCAGCTCTTCTAAGAAGCAGACACTAGGGTGAGATTacaaatggaagaaatttaaTGGTGGCAACACACAAAAGGGAGGGGAAACTGGAGAAATCAGGGAGAGCTGCTGACAGCTATGTGAGCCTGGTCCCTGTGCAGGAGGTTTGGGCAAGAAGTCTTGGACTGCAGTAAAGGCTCGGCCAGGCTGACAGGGGATCCTCAAGGTTAAAGTTGCCTGTTGGAGGAGTCCTACATTTCACTAATTCATTGGCTGGAGCCAGTCTGGAAAGTGTACATCCCCTGGGTGGTGGATCCAGAGGGACAGCAGCTGGGAACACCCATCAGTTATGTTCCACCCCCGCAGGAGATCTGGTCAGTTTTACAGCCGCCATGCCAAGTCATGTGTGGGTatggtaaaaaattttaaaggacagTGAAGAGTCTCCTTTTCTCTTAAATGTTCagtgtctggttctgttgcttaaAGGGAACCATGGTTAACAGTTTTCTtgtacttttcttccaaaaattttAGGTGCATTcacaagtatatatttttaaaatataaatacaagtctttttttttttcatactttcctGCAacatgctttctttttccttaatgtcAATTCATAAAGAGCTATCTAATTCCTTTTCATTACCAAATAGTATTCCGGGCATATGGTAATATTATTTAACTAGTCTCCAACAAGGAGATGGAGGTAAAGTATTTTCAGTCTTTTGCCATTACAGTTAATACTTGTAATGATCATCcatattttacacacacatataagtacATAAAAATGGAATGCTGGGCCAaagcatagtttttttttaaaatcaaagtatagtgaatttataatgtttcaggtatatagcagagtgatacagttatacatatgtatctattttcagattcttttccagtacagggtattataagatactgaatatagtcctTGTAGTCCTTATTGATTATGTATCttacatatagcagtgtgtatctcTTAATCACGAATTCCAGACTGGCTCCAGCCAATGAATTAGTGAAACGTAGGACTCCTCCAACAGGCAACTTTAACCTTGAGGATCCCCTATCAGCCTGGCCGAGCCTTTACTGCAGTCCAAGACTTCTTGCCCAAACCTCCTATATTTCCCCCTTTGGTCACCATAAATTggttttctacgtctgtgagtctatttctgttttgtaaataagttcatttgtgtcccctttttttttaaattccacatgtaaatgataccATATGACATCTGTAAGGGTATGTGGTTTGGAATCTTGATAATTGACACACTGCCCTAAAGAGGCTATGTCAGTTAATTCTCCCAACAACAAGCCCATCAGAATCcctgttttgtgtttttgctaATCTGAGATTCAAAGGTGttttagtttccatttcttttattacCAGTAAGGTCAAGCACCTGTTCATACCTCTGTGagcaaggggtgtgtgtgtgtgtgtgtgtgtgtgtgtgtgtgtgtgtgatgagcgCGGTGTGTGTATCCTGCTGGAGCTGCCCCGGGGCTGGGTTGTACTGGACCTGACTGTGATTCAGATACTCCTCCAGGAGAGAACCACTGTTCTGAGGATTTGGGCTTGAGGATAGCATCTCTACCCACCTCCCTCACGCCACTCAGGGGTTTGGAGTGACCAATGCCAGTGCCGGGCTTTCTCGGCATCAGGCAGGGCTTCTGATTCGCAGGGATCCTGGGAGCTAATGTCAGAAGAAAGTGACTCGCTGAGAACCAGCCCTTCCGTGGCCTCGCTTTCGGAAAATGAGTTGCCGCCGCCTTCCGCCCCCGCCGGCTACGTGTGCTCGCTGACCGAGGACCTGGTGGCCAAAGCCagggaggagctgcaggagaagCCGGAATGGAGGCTCCGCGACGTGCAGGCCCTGCGGGACATGGTGCGCAAGGAGTGCCCCAACCTGAGCACCTCGCTGGAGGACGCCTTCCTGCTGCGCTTCCTCCGCGCCCGCAAGTTTGACTACGACCGGGCCCTCCAGCTGCTCATCAACTACCACAGCTGCCGGAGAAGCTGGCCCGAAGTCTTCAACAACCTGCGGCCTTCCGCCTTGAAGGAGGTCCTGGCCTCCGGCTTCCTTACCGTGCTGCCGCACACCGACCCCAGGGGCTGCCACGTCCTCTGCCTCCGCCCAGGTACCGCGCTTGCTGGGGGCGCGGGGGAGGGATGGGCGTGGGTACAGTCTGGGATGTGTCTGCCCaggatgctctgtgtgtgtgtgtgtgtgtgtgtgtgtgtcttattcCCTTTAGTCCCCTCCTGGCCTTaatcaaggctgctgctgctgctgctgctgtgtgtgtgtgtgtgtgtgtgtgtgtgtgtgtgtgtgtgtgtgtgtgtgtgtgtgtgtgtgtgtgtgtgtgtgtgtgtgtgtgtgtgtcttattcCCTTTAGTCCCCTCCTGGCCTTAATCaaggctgctgtgtgtgtgtgtgtgtgtgtgtgtgtgtgtgtgtgtcttattcCCTTTAGTCCCCTCCTGGCCTTaatcaaggctgctgctgctgctgtgtgtgtgtgtgtgtgtgtgtgtgtgtgtgtgtgtcttattcCCTTTAGTCCCCTCCTGGCCTTaatcaaggctgctgctgctgctgtgtgtgtgtgtgtgtgtgtgtgtgtgtgtgtgtgtgtgtgtgtgtctgccttaTTCCCTTTTGTCCCCTCCTGGCCTTAGTCAGAGCTAGACCCAGAATCCTTCTTAAGAGGACAGGAGCCGAGACCACCATTCTCCTGTGTCTGCTTCTGCCTGTCTGTCAGTCTGTGTGTCCCTCTGGGCCACGTTTTCTGCTGCCCTTTGCACATCTTCACACTTCTGTCCGAGTACTGGCTTTTGATCCCTCTGTACACCCCTCAGCTTACCTGGCCACCCAAATAAGTTCCTTCAGTGCAGATTCCAGATTTCTAGGGTTGGGAATCTGGTGAGCTTAGAAAGCAACCCTGATCGTCAGGTCTAAGCAGGGCTGCCGGgacacccccactcccaccctgtcACTCCTTAGTGAGCAGGTGAGGTACAGATATCAATGTCTGCCTGCCTCCTCTGacttctcccccctcccctctgctTTGTGAAGTCAGTGAAAAGCTTCACTTCAGATGCACTTTTCCATCTCAGCAGTGCATGATGGTAATTGAAATGCCTGACATTTCCATGATGCAGTAGTTTGCAATGGGGGTAGTTTTCTCCCTATTCCCTCCCCCACCAAAGTATCAGAAATGCGAGAGGAGGCTTTTTGGTTAACATAGAGACCAAGGGGTCCTAGAACTCAAGCATTCTGATTCTcggtcttcttttccttcttccctgacCCTAAATACTTAGTACACTCAGGAGagttctctgctcttccccctGCCTCAATATTTTCCGTCAGAGCCGAGCTGAGAACAAATGTGAAAGTAAGATGGCTGTGTTCTTCTTCCCAAACATGCCAGGAACATGAGAACCTGCTGGGCACCCTTTCTGCTCCTGTGCAAATAACTTCTTAAAGGGACAGCTGATGGGGAGTGGAAGCCTCCCTCTGTCTTGACACCCCCACGTTACCATTTCCTTTAGTCATTTACCAAAGCTTGTTGGGAGACCAGCCTTTTCTGTGTACCAGGCACAGTATTAACTGCTTTACCTGCTGTTTTAGGTGTTTTCTAAAATTAGGTGGTGTTCATattaaaacagggcttcccaggtgactcagtggtaaagagtctgcctgccaatgcaggagacatgggttccacccctgggttgggaagatcccctggaggaggaaatggcaatccaatccagtattctcttctggaaaattccatgaacagagaagcctggctgtccatgggttgcaaagaactggacatggctgagcaacagagcacgcatgcacgcatttTACAATAAACAAGGTGGTCGAGCAGTCAGGGCACCAGGAAACCTAGAAACCAGTCAATGGGACTTTCTGCTGCTCCTCTGTACTCAGCTCATATGAATATTACAAAACAATCAGATGTTACCACACTGGTTTTGCCTGTTTGCGTGCTTTCAACTCTTAGCTCCTGAGATGGATTTTCCCCCCCATATGTCTGGAGCAGATTTGAACACCTCCCCACAAACTCATCATTTTAGCAGGAGGCAGACAGATTTTTGTTCTCAActagctcccctggtggctcagctggtaaagaatctgcctgcaatgtgggagacctgtatttgatccctaggttgggaagatctcctggagaagggaacccctatccactccggtattctggcctggagaattccatggattgtatagttcatggggtcgcaaagagtcggacacgactgaacgactttcacttcacttcaatgtgAAATAAATCTGGAAGGTGTTGGGTTTGCCTTTTTGTAAGCTCTTTTGAGACATACGTGATTGTAAAGGATGACAGCCAGTCTGTAGAAGCAGGTTTAATTGGCAGCACTACAAATAGCAAGCTGGCACAATTTTTAcacaaagatttttttgtatagaaatattgaaCATGTCACAAATCTCATTGCGGACAATCCAGTGGAGTTTTATCTTTCTAAGATAAAAGAGACTCACGTATCTTGGTGGGATTTTCTTGAGAATAGTAGATAACACTCAAAAGTTGTCATTCTcatcttttccccaaagaaagaaagactccTCAATCATATGGGGAGCATTAAGGGAGCAACCAGCCTGGAAAGGGGAGTTTGTTCAAGCTACACCATTGGGAAACCATCTCCATCTCTGCTGTCCTTGGTCTGGGCTTCATCCTCGGACCAGCTCTTGCCTCATGGGTCCCTGGGTCTCAGGCTCCCAGCCTCACCACTACAAGACAGAAGAGAGATCTTCTCTTCCTGAAGGGTCCAGGTCCTTTGGGGCCAAGAATTGAGTCCCTGTGCTTCTTCTTGACCTCACTTGGATTACTTGCTGTGGCCAAGAGGATGCTGTGCCCACACTGGCCAAGCCTACCTCTGGACCCAGGAGTGAAGTCACTTTACACACTCAGTATGGCTAGCATGGGAAGAAGTGGGTCCCCCCAAGGAAGATGAGGGTGGTCTTACGAAGATAAGGGCACTTGTGATGGCAGAAGGCGCACATGTCCATTAAGGCAAGCATTATTATCCCATTCGACTTAGGAGGAGACGTAGGCCCAGAATGAGGAGAAAACttaccccaggtcacacagctaggaagatGCAAACCCCAGGTGAGTCTGACTTCAGAGCTCACGACTTCATCTTCAACACTCAATTGCTTTTCCATTTCAGAACGTGCTGCTATGTTTGGAGTCAAGAAGCATCAGCTCCCACTTAAAGATCTAAATAGTCATGCCAGtagaattcttttccatttttaagcaACGGTTTAGGAAGGAGATAAATCCTGGCCTATCTGATTACGTGTTTGTATTCATTTCTGTAACATACTATCTTTTACGACCTTAGACAGGTGGATCCCGAGCAACTATCCAATTACGGAAAACATCCGAGCCATATACCTGACACTAGAGAAACTCATTCAGTCTGAAGAAACCCAGGTGAATGGAATTGTAATTCTTGCAGACTACAAAGGAGTGAGCTTATCAAAGGCATCTCATTTTGGCCCTTTTATAGCCAAAAAGGTGATTGGCATCCTTCAGGTATGGCTCCTATCTGTCATGTACCTGTCCTGTGGCTGTTTGTCTTTCCCAGGGCCCTGTCTACCTCCAGTTCCACCTAATACACAAACCCCACCTCCCACGCCTCCCCACACTCAGGACAATACAAAAGCATTATGGGAAGAAATGTAAAAGTCCAGTTCACCACTCATTCTCATCAAGGTCTCCAGTAGTTACTGGGCAAAATCAACTTTAGGACAAGAGCCCAAAAACCAGAGAAATGCTttctgctttgtttgtttgtttgtttggggggttttttttggCCCAGAAGACAGAGAAATTCTTGACAAATGGAACTGAGATGTTTCTGCTGAGGTGATGGAGCCTCTCCTTTTTTCTGTAGAACCTGGGCTCAGGGAACCCTGCTGGGCTGTTTTGGTCAGATGCTTTTCACACCTCATGTTGTGCATTTCAGAACACAAGTCTCTGGGAACCATAAAGTTCCTCCTGCGTCTGCAGTGTGTGATGGTTTGCACATGCAAAgtgcttgtttttttaattgaagtatatacttgctttacagtattatgttagtttaaggtgtacagcagaatgattcagtacttttatagattatactccattaaaaggtattacaaaataatggctataattccctgtgctgtccaatatATCGTTGTTGCTGCAAAGCACACTTACAGTCATGGTAAGCCATTCAGTCCTTCAGGGAATTCTCTGAGATACACAAGGTAAAAGTTATCTTTCCTTGTTGATAGAAGAGGAAACCTTCAGGATGTAGTCTGGCAGCCTGGACCCTCATTCATCAGACCCAGTCGATGGGGTGCTGTCTCCTGTGAGCTGTGGGGCACCAGTGATCCCACGATTCTCCCCCATCAAATTCCATGGTGTTTGAGCCTGTCTTGTGCACCAGGCtgattatttaaacatttaaatgtcACTTCCAGTCATTATCAGAAATGTGAATTCTTGTGTGGAGGtaatacttgggcttcccttagcTTCCACTCTTCTTTGCTTCTGCCAAATATTGTGCAGATTCAAGTGTCAGGATAATGCATTCAATCAGTGGTTTTCTAGTCCTGTAAGATGGTCTGGGGGACAAAAAATGTTCCAGGGTCAAGTATGTTTGGGAAATACAGCATAGCATGCCCCTTTCTTGTGAATTTCAACATAAACATTTGCATACTGAAAGCCTGACCAGTCCCGCAGTTAAGGAAACCTGTTTGACTGTATTTAGTCTACTGTTTCTCAAACTCAGTTGCTTACCACAGAACCCTTTTTGCATCACAGGCTAGTAACATCCTGAGAAATACACTTTGGGCAACACTGATCTAGAAGGCCTGATATTTGTTAGATCTGACCACACAGGCTCAGACTGTTTTTTTGCCCTAAGGAGGGCAGCTATCCACCTGCTTGCCTAACCCTTTCCTAAGCCAGCTCTGGGTCCTTAGATAGACTCTTTGCCTGAGACCCATCTTCCTGTCTAGCCCTGACTTGGGCTGTCTTTGAAGAGACTGGGAGAATCAGACCAGACTGATGTTGGGGCTAAAAATGGGAAAGGCAGGCTGTGGTAACTCAGTTTTCAGATTCTAACATCGGGATTCTAacattcccttcccttcccttcccccacaggATGGTTTCCCCATTCGGATCAAAGCAGTCCATGTAGTGAATGAACCTCGAATATTTAAAGGTATTTTTGCCATCATAAAACCATTTCTGAAGGAGAAGATAGCAAACAGAGTAAGTGATGATCctatcaaagatactttaatttttttttatgcttcCTTTTCTGTGACATCTCTAAGTTTATTGCAACAACTATAaacttattattctttttttttaagatttacatatttattattttttgtttcactgggtcttcattgctgtgcgtggtcttctcattgcagtggcttctcttgttgcagagcacgggctctacgcacatgggctcagtagctgtggctcgtgggctctagagtgctggtTCCGTAGTTGGGCCAcatttagttgctccacggcacatgggatcttcccatatcagggatcaaacccgtggtCTCttcactggcagacagattcttaaccactagaccaccggaGAAGCCCAGTTTATCATTCTTGCTTGGGACTACTAAGTTGGAAAGTACGAGGTTTCAGATAAAATAAGTGAACAGTCTTTTCTGTGAGGGGAAGATGAAATTAATGGGAAAATAATACTTGACTGTAGAGAGAGCAGACCCAGGGTTGTTTTTGTAGGAGCATCTCTGCTCCATGATCATTTAGGCTTTTTAATATCCTGGTCTGGGCATTGTGAACCAATATCATAttttatgtatgctgctgctgctgctgctgctaagtcgcgtcagtcgtgtccgactctgtgcgaccccacagccggcagcccaccaggctcccccatccctgggattctccaggcaagaaccctggagtgggttgccatttccttctccaaagcatgaaagtgaaaagtgaaagtgaagtcgcatagtcgtgtacgactcttagcgaccccatggactgcagcctaccaggctcctccatccatgggattttccacacaagagtactggagtggggtgccattgccttgaggACGTGGCAAAGGGTGGGCATTGGGTGGGCAGTTAAAAAGAGTCCTGGCAATTTCTGACTGTAGCTCCTTGTGCTTTAAAACTGTTGTCTatttgtcgctcagtcgtatccaacttcttgagatcccatggactgtagcctgccaggctcctctgtccatgggattctccaggcaagaatactggagtgggtagccattgccttctccaggggatcttcctcacccaggtattgaacccaggtctcctgcatttgcaggcagattctttaccatccaagctatAGGAAAGTCCCTGTAGCTTAAATTGTTTAAGCCTTTCCATTTACTTAATTTGTTGTCTTACTGTGTGAAGTTTGTAGAGTAATTCAAGGTTTATGAGATCTGTGAgtttatagtttaatttttatgttagAGAGGATAGGTGACACTTTAAAAAGacagtctggggacttccctggtggtccaggaattaggactctgaactttcactccaggggacctgggtttgatccctggttggggagctaagattctgcaAACcgcaaggtgcagccaaaaaagaaaaaaacaatagtcTTCCTCTGACCCTGAAGAGCCAGTGATCTTTTAAACTTTCCGAGGACCATGACTGAAATGTGATGGGtggtatttttcttcttctttcttaggCCTAAGAAAATGGTTATGGTCACTCACATACTCTTCAATTTTGTTCTCGCTTTCAAAGAGGAAATGTAGAATCTCATTTGTGAGGGAGGGAACTTGAAATCCAGATTCCCAGGCCCTTTCCCCAAAGATTTCAACTCGTCAGTTCAGGGGTAGAGCCCAGGAACCTGTGCTTTTAAGACTTCCTTAGGTGATTCTGCTGCACTGTTAGGATTGAGGACCTCTCAGTGTGGCCTCCCAccctgggtttgaacccatgttGCTTCCTGGAGCTTCTGTTTGGAACCTGCTTTTACCAAAGCAGTCTTTGGGCAAGGTCTTTTACATCTACGAAATGACCTTACTGGTGTCCAATGATCTGTTCAATTGGTCCATCGTATGGTAATTCATCCactcaaaactatttttttatcAGCTTTGTGCAGATATGGTctcaatgaacaaaacagaccaaaATCTCCGCCCCCAAGAAGCTTACGTTCTAGAGAGACAGACAGTGAGTTATGTCTGTTATCTAGGATGAGAAGGTGCtaatgctatggagaaaaataaaaaagagaaaggagacagcAGGTTCTGGAAGGAAAGGAGCAGTAGTATTCCGTAGGATAGTCAGAGGTGGTGTCATTGAGAAGTTGGCGTTTGAGCGAAGACGTGAATTCATGAGGGAGTGAGCCTTACAGGGATCTGGGGGACTCTGAGCcgggcggggggcaggggaagCAGGCCTGGAGGAGCCCCAGCACTCCCCCTCCCCatgg belongs to Bos indicus isolate NIAB-ARS_2022 breed Sahiwal x Tharparkar chromosome 13, NIAB-ARS_B.indTharparkar_mat_pri_1.0, whole genome shotgun sequence and includes:
- the TTPAL gene encoding alpha-tocopherol transfer protein-like isoform X1, translating into MTSVRGSWELMSEESDSLRTSPSVASLSENELPPPSAPAGYVCSLTEDLVAKAREELQEKPEWRLRDVQALRDMVRKECPNLSTSLEDAFLLRFLRARKFDYDRALQLLINYHSCRRSWPEVFNNLRPSALKEVLASGFLTVLPHTDPRGCHVLCLRPDRWIPSNYPITENIRAIYLTLEKLIQSEETQVNGIVILADYKGVSLSKASHFGPFIAKKVIGILQDGFPIRIKAVHVVNEPRIFKGIFAIIKPFLKEKIANRFFLHGSDLNSLHTNLPRNILPREYGGTAGELDITSWNAVLLASEEDFVREFCQPGPPCDSILGQALPPEGLSSEVPCDDSMRAMKSQLYSCY
- the TTPAL gene encoding alpha-tocopherol transfer protein-like isoform X2; protein product: MSEESDSLRTSPSVASLSENELPPPSAPAGYVCSLTEDLVAKAREELQEKPEWRLRDVQALRDMVRKECPNLSTSLEDAFLLRFLRARKFDYDRALQLLINYHSCRRSWPEVFNNLRPSALKEVLASGFLTVLPHTDPRGCHVLCLRPDRWIPSNYPITENIRAIYLTLEKLIQSEETQVNGIVILADYKGVSLSKASHFGPFIAKKVIGILQDGFPIRIKAVHVVNEPRIFKGIFAIIKPFLKEKIANRFFLHGSDLNSLHTNLPRNILPREYGGTAGELDITSWNAVLLASEEDFVREFCQPGPPCDSILGQALPPEGLSSEVPCDDSMRAMKSQLYSCY